The Cucumis melo cultivar AY chromosome 5, USDA_Cmelo_AY_1.0, whole genome shotgun sequence genome has a segment encoding these proteins:
- the LOC103491596 gene encoding protein CHLORORESPIRATORY REDUCTION 42, chloroplastic, with protein MAASFSPTTPISRPSIRTLTSISSFNVSNNLSTRSQPRSIVKCESSASAADGQTPPAKSQKLEIGSPVIVIEAPKMIKTAASVPCLRVNSGIINPGDVGRIVSRKPKDVWAVRLKVGTYLIDGRYFRALELDQ; from the exons ATGGCTGCTTCTTTTTCTCCTACAACACCAATCTCACGCCCAAGCATTAGAACCCTCACTTCCATCTCTTCCTTCAACGTTTCCAACAATTTGAGCACTCGTTCACAACCCCGGAGCATCGTGAAATGCGAATCCAGTGCATCGGCAGCAGACGGCCAGACGCCGCCGGCAAAAAGTCAGAAACTCGAGATCGGCTCCCCCGTTATCGTAATCGAGGCTCCCAAGATGATAAAGACCGCAGCCTCAGTTCCATGTCTCAGGGTCAATTCCGGCATAATCAACCCCGGTGACGTCGGCAG AATCGTGTCGAGAAAACCTAAGGACGTGTGGGCCGTGCGGCTTAAAGTCGGGACTTACCTCATAGATGGAAGGTATTTTAGAGCATTAGAACTCGATCAATAG
- the LOC103491595 gene encoding ubiquitin C-terminal hydrolase 13-like isoform X1 → MALRSISVFHLIPQQEDEEMLVPHSDLAENNHQPMEVVPQSETGNTVENQPVEDPPSSRFTWRIDNFTRLNIKKLYSEIFIVGGYKWRILIFPKGNNVDHLSMYLDVADSASLPYGWSRYAQFSLGVINQIHNKYSVRKDTQHQFNARESDWGFTSFMPLSELYDPTRGYLVNDTLIVEAEVLVRRVVDYWTYDSKKETGFVGLKNQGATCYMNSLLQTLYHIPYFRKAVYHMPTTENDMPSASIPLALQSLFYKLQYSDSSVATKELTKSFGWDTYDSFMQHDVQELNRVLSEKLEDKMKGTVVEGTIQKLFEGHHMNYIECINVDYKSTRKESFYDLQLDVKGCRDVYASFDKYVEVERLEGDNKYHAEQYGLQDAKKGVLFIDFPPVLQLQLKRFEYDFMRDTMVKINDRYEFPLQLDLDRENGKYLSPEADKTVRNLYTLHSVLVHSGGVHGGHYYAFIRPTLSEQWYKFDDERVTKEDVKRALEEQYGGEEELPQTNPGFNNTPFKFTKYSNAYMLVYIRESDKDKVICNVDEKDIAEHLRERLKKEQEEKEHKKKEKAEAHLYTIIKVARDEDLVEQIGKDIFFDLVDHDKVRSFRIQKQMPFNLFKEEVAKEFGIPIQFQRYWLWAKRQNHTYRPNRPLTPMEEAQSVGQLREVSNKVHNAELKLLLEVEYGPDSRPIAPPDKTKDDILLFFKLYEPEKEELRYVGRLFVKGNGKPFEILTKLNEMAGYAPEEEIELYEEIKFEPNIMCEPIDKKFTFRASQLEDGDIVCFQKSPPVENTEQYRYPDVPSFLEYVHNRQVVHFRSLEKPKEDDFCLEMSKLYTYDDVVERLAQQLGVDDPSKIRLTSHNCYSQQPKPQPIKYRGVEHLSDMLVHYNQTSDILYYEVLDIPLPELQGLKTLKVAFHHATKDEVVIHTIRLPKQSTVADVINDLKTKVELSHPDAELRLLEVFYHKIYKVFPPNEKIENINDQYWTLRAEEIPEEEKNLGPNDRLIHVYHFTKDTAQNQMQIQNFGEPFFLVINEGETLADIKLRIQKKLQVPDEEFAKWKFAFLSLGRPEYLQDTDIVSNRFQRRDVYGAWEQYLGLEHTDNAPKRAYTANQNRHTFEKPVKIYN, encoded by the exons AT GGCTTTGCGCTCAATTTCTGTGTTTCATCTCATTCCG CAACAAGAGGACGAGGAGATGCTTGTTCCGCACTCGGATTTGGCCGAGAATAATCATCAACCTATGGAAG TTGTTCCACAATCGGAAACAGGAAACACAGTAGAGAATCAGCCTGTCGAGGATCCCCCATCGTCAAGATTTACATGGAGAATCGATAACTTCACGAGGCTCAACATAAAGAAGCTATATTCTGAAATCTTTATTGTTGGCGGATACAAATG GCGAATTCTTATTTTCCCAAAAGGAAACAATGTAGATCATCTGTCTATGTATTTGGATGTTGCGGATTCTGCAAGTTTGCCATATGGGTGGAGCAGATATGCTCAATTCAGCTTGGGTGTCATCAATCAAATCCATAACAAATATTCAGTGAGAAAAG ATACACAACATCAGTTCAATGCCAGGGAAAGCGATTGGGGCTTCACGTCGTTCATGCCCCTCAGTGAACTGTATGACCCTACAAGAGGATATCTTGTTAATGATACCTTAATAGTTGAAGCTGAGGTCCTTGTTCGAAGAGTGGTCGATTATTGGACGTATGATTCAAAGAAAGAAACAGGTTTTGTTGGTCTTAAAAATCAGGGAGCAACATGTTATATGAATTCACTTCTTCAAACTCTTTACCACATTCCGTATTTCCGAAAG GCCGTGTACCATATGCCTACTACAGAAAATGATATGCCATCTGCGAGCATCCCTTTAGCTCTGCAGAGCTTATTTTACAAGCTTCAATACAGCGACAGTAGTGTAGCAACAAAAGAACTTACCAAATCTTTTGGATGGGACACATATGATTCTTTTATGCAGCATGATGTCCAGGAACTGAACAGGGTTCTATCTGAAAAACTTGAAGATAAAATGAAG GGAACTGTCGTGGAGGGAACCATACAAAAATTGTTTGAAGGGCATCATATGAATTACATTGAATGTATAAACGTGGACTATAAGTCAACAAGAAAGGAATCATTTTATG ATCTTCAGCTCGATGTCAAGGGCTGCCGTGATGTGTATGCTTCTTTTGACAAGTATGTAGAAGTTGAACGCCTTGAGGGTGATAATAAGTATCATGCTGAACAGTATGGGTTGCAG GATGCCAAGAAGGGCGTATTGTTCATTGACTTCCCCCCTGTTCTTCAACTCCAGTTGAAGCGATTTGAGTATGACTTCATGCGAGACACTATGGTAAAG ATCAACGATCGATATGAATTTCCCCTTCAACTTGACCTTGATCGAGAAAATGGGAAGTATTTATCACCGGAAGCTGATAAAACCGTGCGGAATCTTTACACTCTCCATAG TGTCTTGGTTCACAGCGGTGGGGTGCATGGTGGACATTATTATGCCTTTATCAGGCCAACCCTCTCCGAGCAATG GTACAAATTTGATGACGAGCGGGTAACAAAAGAAGATGTAAAAAGGGCACTAGAGGAGCAATATGGCGGTGAGGAAGAG TTACCTCAGACGAACCCTGGATTCAACAACACTCCTTTTAAGTTTACCAAATACTCAAATGCATACATGCTCGTGTATATACGTGAAAGTGACAAAGACAAAGTAATTTGCAACGTGGATGAGAAGGACATTGCCGAACATCTCAGG GAAAGGTTAaagaaagaacaagaagaaaaagaacacaagaagaaagaaaaggcaGAGGCACATCTTTATACTATCATAAAG GTTGCTAGAGATGAAGATCTAGTTGAACAAATtggaaaagatatattttttgaTCTTGTTGATCATGACAAAGTAAGGAGCTTCCGCATCCAGAAGCAAATGCCATTTAACCTTTTCAAG GAGGAGGTGGCTAAGGAATTTGGTATACCCATCCAGTTTCAGCGATATTGGTTGTGGGCAAAGCGTCAGAACCACACCTACCGGCCCAACCGACCATTGACACCTATGGAGGAAGCACAATCC GTTGGACAATTAAGAGAGGTATCAAATAAGGTTCACAATGCTGAGTTGAAGTTATTACTGGAGGTGGAATATGGACCG GATTCCCGGCCTATTGCTCCACCAGACAAGACAAAAGATGATATCTTATTGTTTTTTAAGCTTTATGAGCCTGAGAAAGAAGAGTTGAG ATATGTGGGAAGGCTCTTTGTGAAGGGTAATGGGAAGCCTTTTGAAATATTGACGAAATTGAATGAAATGGCTGGTTATGCTCCAGAAGAAGAGATCGAACTTTATGAG GAAATTAAGTTTGAGCCGAACATCATGTGTGAACCTATCGACAAGAAATTCACATTTCGAGCAAGTCAG CTGGAAGATGGAGATATTGTTTGCTTTCAAAAATCCCCTCCAGTTGAAAATACGGAGCAGTATCGTTACCCTGATGTCCCCTCATTTTTGGAGTACGTGCATAACCGTCAA GTTGTTCATTTCCGATCCCTAGAGAAGCCGAAGGAAGATGATTTTTGTCTGGAAAT GTCAAAACTTTATACATATGATGATGTAGTGGAAAGACTAGCCCAACAGCTTGGTGTAGATGATCCATCAAAAATTAGATTAACGTCACATAATTGTTACTCTCAGCAACCTAAACCGCAACCAATCAAATATCGTGGTGTGGAACACTTGTCCGATATGCTGGTTCATTATAATCAG ACGTCAGATATATTATACTATGAAGTGTTGGACATCCCTCTTCCAGAGTTACAAGGTCTGAAAACTCTTAAAGTAGCATTTCATCATGCAACTAAGGATGAA GTGGTTATTCATACAATTAGATTGCCAAAACAGAGCACTGTAGCGGATGTGATTAATGATCTTAAAACAAAG GTTGAATTATCTCATCCAGATGCAGAGCTCAGATTGCTTGAAGTTTTCTACCATAAGATCTACAAG GTGTTTCCTCCTAATGAAAAGATTGAGAACATTAATGATCAATATTGGACTTTGCGGGCAGAAGAG AttccagaagaagaaaaaaaccttggtccaaacgatcgcttaatcCATGTGTACCATTTCACTAAAGACACCGCTCAGAATCAGATG CAAATTCAGAACTTCGGTGAGCCCTTTTTCTTAGTCATAAACGAGGGAGAGACTCTGGCTGATATTAAATTGAGAATACAGAAGAAGTTACAGGTTCCAGATGAGGAATTTGCCAAG TGGAAATTTGCATTTCTTTCACTAGGTCGTCCAGAGTACCTCCAAGACACAGACATTGTGTCGAATCGTTTTCAG AGAAGAGATGTTTATGGTGCGTGGGAGCAATATCTTGGACTGGAGCACACTGACAACGCACCCAAACGAGCTTATACAGCAAATCAG AATCGTCATACATTTGAGAAGCCAGTAAAAATCTACAATTag
- the LOC103491595 gene encoding ubiquitin C-terminal hydrolase 13-like isoform X2, whose product MTVMTPAPVDQQEDEEMLVPHSDLAENNHQPMEVVPQSETGNTVENQPVEDPPSSRFTWRIDNFTRLNIKKLYSEIFIVGGYKWRILIFPKGNNVDHLSMYLDVADSASLPYGWSRYAQFSLGVINQIHNKYSVRKDTQHQFNARESDWGFTSFMPLSELYDPTRGYLVNDTLIVEAEVLVRRVVDYWTYDSKKETGFVGLKNQGATCYMNSLLQTLYHIPYFRKAVYHMPTTENDMPSASIPLALQSLFYKLQYSDSSVATKELTKSFGWDTYDSFMQHDVQELNRVLSEKLEDKMKGTVVEGTIQKLFEGHHMNYIECINVDYKSTRKESFYDLQLDVKGCRDVYASFDKYVEVERLEGDNKYHAEQYGLQDAKKGVLFIDFPPVLQLQLKRFEYDFMRDTMVKINDRYEFPLQLDLDRENGKYLSPEADKTVRNLYTLHSVLVHSGGVHGGHYYAFIRPTLSEQWYKFDDERVTKEDVKRALEEQYGGEEELPQTNPGFNNTPFKFTKYSNAYMLVYIRESDKDKVICNVDEKDIAEHLRERLKKEQEEKEHKKKEKAEAHLYTIIKVARDEDLVEQIGKDIFFDLVDHDKVRSFRIQKQMPFNLFKEEVAKEFGIPIQFQRYWLWAKRQNHTYRPNRPLTPMEEAQSVGQLREVSNKVHNAELKLLLEVEYGPDSRPIAPPDKTKDDILLFFKLYEPEKEELRYVGRLFVKGNGKPFEILTKLNEMAGYAPEEEIELYEEIKFEPNIMCEPIDKKFTFRASQLEDGDIVCFQKSPPVENTEQYRYPDVPSFLEYVHNRQVVHFRSLEKPKEDDFCLEMSKLYTYDDVVERLAQQLGVDDPSKIRLTSHNCYSQQPKPQPIKYRGVEHLSDMLVHYNQTSDILYYEVLDIPLPELQGLKTLKVAFHHATKDEVVIHTIRLPKQSTVADVINDLKTKVELSHPDAELRLLEVFYHKIYKVFPPNEKIENINDQYWTLRAEEIPEEEKNLGPNDRLIHVYHFTKDTAQNQMQIQNFGEPFFLVINEGETLADIKLRIQKKLQVPDEEFAKWKFAFLSLGRPEYLQDTDIVSNRFQRRDVYGAWEQYLGLEHTDNAPKRAYTANQNRHTFEKPVKIYN is encoded by the exons ATGACTGTGATGACTCCCGCTCCCGTCGAT CAACAAGAGGACGAGGAGATGCTTGTTCCGCACTCGGATTTGGCCGAGAATAATCATCAACCTATGGAAG TTGTTCCACAATCGGAAACAGGAAACACAGTAGAGAATCAGCCTGTCGAGGATCCCCCATCGTCAAGATTTACATGGAGAATCGATAACTTCACGAGGCTCAACATAAAGAAGCTATATTCTGAAATCTTTATTGTTGGCGGATACAAATG GCGAATTCTTATTTTCCCAAAAGGAAACAATGTAGATCATCTGTCTATGTATTTGGATGTTGCGGATTCTGCAAGTTTGCCATATGGGTGGAGCAGATATGCTCAATTCAGCTTGGGTGTCATCAATCAAATCCATAACAAATATTCAGTGAGAAAAG ATACACAACATCAGTTCAATGCCAGGGAAAGCGATTGGGGCTTCACGTCGTTCATGCCCCTCAGTGAACTGTATGACCCTACAAGAGGATATCTTGTTAATGATACCTTAATAGTTGAAGCTGAGGTCCTTGTTCGAAGAGTGGTCGATTATTGGACGTATGATTCAAAGAAAGAAACAGGTTTTGTTGGTCTTAAAAATCAGGGAGCAACATGTTATATGAATTCACTTCTTCAAACTCTTTACCACATTCCGTATTTCCGAAAG GCCGTGTACCATATGCCTACTACAGAAAATGATATGCCATCTGCGAGCATCCCTTTAGCTCTGCAGAGCTTATTTTACAAGCTTCAATACAGCGACAGTAGTGTAGCAACAAAAGAACTTACCAAATCTTTTGGATGGGACACATATGATTCTTTTATGCAGCATGATGTCCAGGAACTGAACAGGGTTCTATCTGAAAAACTTGAAGATAAAATGAAG GGAACTGTCGTGGAGGGAACCATACAAAAATTGTTTGAAGGGCATCATATGAATTACATTGAATGTATAAACGTGGACTATAAGTCAACAAGAAAGGAATCATTTTATG ATCTTCAGCTCGATGTCAAGGGCTGCCGTGATGTGTATGCTTCTTTTGACAAGTATGTAGAAGTTGAACGCCTTGAGGGTGATAATAAGTATCATGCTGAACAGTATGGGTTGCAG GATGCCAAGAAGGGCGTATTGTTCATTGACTTCCCCCCTGTTCTTCAACTCCAGTTGAAGCGATTTGAGTATGACTTCATGCGAGACACTATGGTAAAG ATCAACGATCGATATGAATTTCCCCTTCAACTTGACCTTGATCGAGAAAATGGGAAGTATTTATCACCGGAAGCTGATAAAACCGTGCGGAATCTTTACACTCTCCATAG TGTCTTGGTTCACAGCGGTGGGGTGCATGGTGGACATTATTATGCCTTTATCAGGCCAACCCTCTCCGAGCAATG GTACAAATTTGATGACGAGCGGGTAACAAAAGAAGATGTAAAAAGGGCACTAGAGGAGCAATATGGCGGTGAGGAAGAG TTACCTCAGACGAACCCTGGATTCAACAACACTCCTTTTAAGTTTACCAAATACTCAAATGCATACATGCTCGTGTATATACGTGAAAGTGACAAAGACAAAGTAATTTGCAACGTGGATGAGAAGGACATTGCCGAACATCTCAGG GAAAGGTTAaagaaagaacaagaagaaaaagaacacaagaagaaagaaaaggcaGAGGCACATCTTTATACTATCATAAAG GTTGCTAGAGATGAAGATCTAGTTGAACAAATtggaaaagatatattttttgaTCTTGTTGATCATGACAAAGTAAGGAGCTTCCGCATCCAGAAGCAAATGCCATTTAACCTTTTCAAG GAGGAGGTGGCTAAGGAATTTGGTATACCCATCCAGTTTCAGCGATATTGGTTGTGGGCAAAGCGTCAGAACCACACCTACCGGCCCAACCGACCATTGACACCTATGGAGGAAGCACAATCC GTTGGACAATTAAGAGAGGTATCAAATAAGGTTCACAATGCTGAGTTGAAGTTATTACTGGAGGTGGAATATGGACCG GATTCCCGGCCTATTGCTCCACCAGACAAGACAAAAGATGATATCTTATTGTTTTTTAAGCTTTATGAGCCTGAGAAAGAAGAGTTGAG ATATGTGGGAAGGCTCTTTGTGAAGGGTAATGGGAAGCCTTTTGAAATATTGACGAAATTGAATGAAATGGCTGGTTATGCTCCAGAAGAAGAGATCGAACTTTATGAG GAAATTAAGTTTGAGCCGAACATCATGTGTGAACCTATCGACAAGAAATTCACATTTCGAGCAAGTCAG CTGGAAGATGGAGATATTGTTTGCTTTCAAAAATCCCCTCCAGTTGAAAATACGGAGCAGTATCGTTACCCTGATGTCCCCTCATTTTTGGAGTACGTGCATAACCGTCAA GTTGTTCATTTCCGATCCCTAGAGAAGCCGAAGGAAGATGATTTTTGTCTGGAAAT GTCAAAACTTTATACATATGATGATGTAGTGGAAAGACTAGCCCAACAGCTTGGTGTAGATGATCCATCAAAAATTAGATTAACGTCACATAATTGTTACTCTCAGCAACCTAAACCGCAACCAATCAAATATCGTGGTGTGGAACACTTGTCCGATATGCTGGTTCATTATAATCAG ACGTCAGATATATTATACTATGAAGTGTTGGACATCCCTCTTCCAGAGTTACAAGGTCTGAAAACTCTTAAAGTAGCATTTCATCATGCAACTAAGGATGAA GTGGTTATTCATACAATTAGATTGCCAAAACAGAGCACTGTAGCGGATGTGATTAATGATCTTAAAACAAAG GTTGAATTATCTCATCCAGATGCAGAGCTCAGATTGCTTGAAGTTTTCTACCATAAGATCTACAAG GTGTTTCCTCCTAATGAAAAGATTGAGAACATTAATGATCAATATTGGACTTTGCGGGCAGAAGAG AttccagaagaagaaaaaaaccttggtccaaacgatcgcttaatcCATGTGTACCATTTCACTAAAGACACCGCTCAGAATCAGATG CAAATTCAGAACTTCGGTGAGCCCTTTTTCTTAGTCATAAACGAGGGAGAGACTCTGGCTGATATTAAATTGAGAATACAGAAGAAGTTACAGGTTCCAGATGAGGAATTTGCCAAG TGGAAATTTGCATTTCTTTCACTAGGTCGTCCAGAGTACCTCCAAGACACAGACATTGTGTCGAATCGTTTTCAG AGAAGAGATGTTTATGGTGCGTGGGAGCAATATCTTGGACTGGAGCACACTGACAACGCACCCAAACGAGCTTATACAGCAAATCAG AATCGTCATACATTTGAGAAGCCAGTAAAAATCTACAATTag